The Apium graveolens cultivar Ventura chromosome 11, ASM990537v1, whole genome shotgun sequence genome has a window encoding:
- the LOC141695112 gene encoding protein NLP5-like isoform X2 produces the protein MGDASFPPNNNMFYTSPDPIMDLDLDELLLDGCWLGANDGSEFLNQSPTSNTPFDPSFLWNSFDNNNGDLNWTLSQNDSQDERQRNWWIGPRPNQGRAMSVMDRVVRALEYFKSSTRDRDVLLQIWVPVDRGGRRVLSTCGQPFSLDSNSPRLAGYRDISVKYQFSAGQDSKEVEGMPSRVFMGKVPEWTPDVRFYKREEYQRVCHAQEYDVRGTLAVPIFEQGSSTCLGVIEIVTTSQKINYKPELESVCEALKAVDLRGSEAASTRTIKICNGSYQSALPEITEVLRCTCETNRLPLAQTWIPCVQQGKDGCRHSDENIINCVSTLDSACYIAESSMRGFHEACSEHHLLRGQGVVGKAFMTNQPCFSPDVTSSSKTEYPLSHHARMFGLCAAVAIRLRSIYTGTSDFVLEFFLPVNCRDPEDQKKLLNALSIVIQKVCHSLRIITDTELQEETLMRAGKTVVPSEDRLGKKDMAEVEYSEKSSHEVSFRTSSSTEMRESKPRDLLMESASSPSQYQQISPDGHVNFKHNLCASAQGSYSSVGKIGERRRGKTDKNITLDMLRQYFAGSLKDAAKSLGVCPTTLKRICRQHGITRWPSRKIKKVGHSLQKIQGVIDSVQGASGGFQIKSFYSNFPELASPNSLKTSPLAASKPISFNSQNEGSALSPEAATSKSPTSSCSQSSNSSHCYSSGTQPQPSNLSVPNKEDLMGYDPSEGVMKRATSAVHLQASASDMPWVLPRSQSHKNLIQHPRTECPPRLPNDIGENIPEGDSTSRVKVTYGEEKIRFRMLNSLNYDDLLGEITKRFCIDDRTGFHLKYLDDDSEWVLLTCDDDLEECREVCESAHSQTIKLSLHQNPTQHLGSSFGSSHL, from the exons ATGGGTGATGCTTCTTTTCCTCCAAATAATAACATGTTCTATACTTCTCCGGATCCAATTATGGATTTGGATTTAGATGAACTGCTCTTAGATGGATGTTGGTTAGGGGCAAATGATGGATCTGAATTCTTGAATCAGAGTCCTACTTCAAATACTCCATTTGACCCTTCATTTCTGTGGAATTCTTTCGATAACAACAATGGTGATTTGAACTGGACCTTATCACAGAACGATAGCCAAGACGAGAGGCAAAG AAATTGGTGGATTGGACCGAGGCCAAATCAGGGTCGAGCGATGTCTGTCATGGATAGAGTAGTTCGAGCACTGGAGTACTTTAAAAGCTCTACAAGAGACAGAGATGTCCTCCTGCAAATATGGGTGCCCGTTGATAGAGGCGGCAGGCGTGTTCTCAGTACTTGTGGTCAACCTTTCTCTCTCGATAGTAACAGCCCAAGGCTTGCAGGTTACAGAGATATTTCTGTGAAGTATCAGTTTTCTGCAGGGCAGGACTCTAAGGAGGTAGAAGGGATGCCTAGTCGAGTTTTCATGGGTAAGGTGCCTGAGTGGACTCCTGATGTTCGATTTTATAAAAGGGAAGAGTATCAACGAGTTTGTCATGCTCAAGAATATGATGTCCGCGGAACCCTTGCCGTTCCAATTTTTGAACAAGGTAGTAGCACTTGCTTAGGAGTTATTGAGATCGTTACAACTTCTCAAAAGATCAACTATAAACCAGAACTTGAAAGTGTTTGTGAAGCTCTAAAG GCTGTTGATCTTCGAGGTTCTGAAGCGGCTTCTACTCGCACTATCAAG ATATGCAATGGCTCCTACCAATCTGCACTACCAGAGATTACGGAGGTTCTAAGATGCACTTGTGAGACAAATAGATTGCCGTTAGCTCAAACATGGATCCCTTGTGTCCAACAGGGAAAAGACGGTTGTCGCCACTCTGATGAGAACATAATAAATTGTGTTTCTACCTTGGATTCTGCTTGCTATATAGCAGAATCCTCCATGAGAGGTTTTCATGAAGCTTGCTCTGAGCACCATTTGTTGAGAGGTCAAGGTGTGGTTGGAAAAGCATTCATGACTAACCAACCATGTTTTTCTCCAGACGTGACCTCTTCTAGCAAGACGGAATACCCTCTTTCACACCATGCAAGGATGTTCGGGTTGTGTGCTGCAGTAGCTATACGCCTACGGAGCATATACACTGGCACATCTGACTTTGTTCTGGAGTTCTTTTTACCGGTGAATTGCAGGGATCCAGAGGATCAGAAGAAACTACTCAATGCACTTTCTATTGTTATCCAAAAAGTTTGTCATAGTTTACGGATTATTACAGACACGGAGTTGCAAGAAGAAACACTGATGCGTGCTGGTAAGACAGTGGTCCCGTCAGAAGATAGACTCGGCAAAAAGGATATGGCAGAAGTTGAATATTCAGAAAAATCTTCTCATGAAGTATCATTTAGGACTTCTAGTAGCACAGAGATGCGGGAGAGTAAACCAAGGGACTTGTTGATGGAAAGTGCCTCAAGTCCAAGCCAGTACCAACAAATTTCTCCAGACGGACATGTTAACTTCAAACACAATCTTTGTGCTTCTGCTCAGGGTAGCTACTCAAGTGTGGGAAAAATAGGAGAAAGAAGACGCGGGAAGACAGATAAAAACATTACACTGGATATGCTCAGGCAATATTTTGCTGGCAGCTTAAAAGATGCTGCAAAGAGTCTTGGTG TTTGTCCTACTACTTTGAAAAGGATATGTAGGCAACATGGTATAACGCGTTGGCCTTCTAGGAAGATCAAAAAGGTCGGTCACTCCCTACAAAAAATCCAAGGTGTGATTGATTCTGTTCAAGGTGCCTCTGGTGGTTTTCAAATTAAATCCTTCTACTCTAACTTCCCGGAACTGGCATCCCCAAATTCGTTGAAAACTAGCCCACTTGCAGCTTCAAAGCCAATAAGTTTTAATAGCCAGAATGAGGGTAGTGCTTTAAGCCCTGAAGCAGCTACATCCAAATCACCGACCTCTTCCTGCAGCCAGAGTTCAAATTCAAGTCATTGTTACTCCAGTGGGACGCAACCTCAACCTTCCAATCTAAGTGTACCTAATAAAGAAGATCTGATGGGGTATGATCCTAGTGAGGGTGTTATGAAAAGGGCTACTAGTGCGGTGCACTTGCAAGCCTCCGCTAGTGATATGCCATGGGTCCTCCCAAGATCCCAAAGCCACAAAAATCTTATTCAGCACCCAAGAACTGAATGTCCTCCAAGGTTGCCGAATGACATTGGGGAAAATATCCCGGAAGGGGATAGTACTAGTAGAGTAAAAGTGACCTACGGGGAAGAGAAAATCCGATTCCGCATGTTAAATTCATTGAACTACGATGACTTACTAGGGGAAATCACAAAGCGGTTTTGCATTGATGACAGAACTGGGTTTCATCTCAAGTACTTGGATGATGATTCCGAGTGGGTATTATTAACATGTGATGATGACTTGGAGGAATGTCGTGAGGTATGCGAGTCAGCTCATAGCCAAACAATCAAGCTCTCACTGCATCAAAATCCTACGCAACACCTGGGGAGCTCCTTTGGTAGTAGTCATTTGTGA
- the LOC141695112 gene encoding protein NLP5-like isoform X1: MGDASFPPNNNMFYTSPDPIMDLDLDELLLDGCWLGANDGSEFLNQSPTSNTPFDPSFLWNSFDNNNGDLNWTLSQNDSQDERQRSSFSRNLSISQPPNQIQCVANNIITPSNQIGTYSVEGSEFSRNWWIGPRPNQGRAMSVMDRVVRALEYFKSSTRDRDVLLQIWVPVDRGGRRVLSTCGQPFSLDSNSPRLAGYRDISVKYQFSAGQDSKEVEGMPSRVFMGKVPEWTPDVRFYKREEYQRVCHAQEYDVRGTLAVPIFEQGSSTCLGVIEIVTTSQKINYKPELESVCEALKAVDLRGSEAASTRTIKICNGSYQSALPEITEVLRCTCETNRLPLAQTWIPCVQQGKDGCRHSDENIINCVSTLDSACYIAESSMRGFHEACSEHHLLRGQGVVGKAFMTNQPCFSPDVTSSSKTEYPLSHHARMFGLCAAVAIRLRSIYTGTSDFVLEFFLPVNCRDPEDQKKLLNALSIVIQKVCHSLRIITDTELQEETLMRAGKTVVPSEDRLGKKDMAEVEYSEKSSHEVSFRTSSSTEMRESKPRDLLMESASSPSQYQQISPDGHVNFKHNLCASAQGSYSSVGKIGERRRGKTDKNITLDMLRQYFAGSLKDAAKSLGVCPTTLKRICRQHGITRWPSRKIKKVGHSLQKIQGVIDSVQGASGGFQIKSFYSNFPELASPNSLKTSPLAASKPISFNSQNEGSALSPEAATSKSPTSSCSQSSNSSHCYSSGTQPQPSNLSVPNKEDLMGYDPSEGVMKRATSAVHLQASASDMPWVLPRSQSHKNLIQHPRTECPPRLPNDIGENIPEGDSTSRVKVTYGEEKIRFRMLNSLNYDDLLGEITKRFCIDDRTGFHLKYLDDDSEWVLLTCDDDLEECREVCESAHSQTIKLSLHQNPTQHLGSSFGSSHL, from the exons ATGGGTGATGCTTCTTTTCCTCCAAATAATAACATGTTCTATACTTCTCCGGATCCAATTATGGATTTGGATTTAGATGAACTGCTCTTAGATGGATGTTGGTTAGGGGCAAATGATGGATCTGAATTCTTGAATCAGAGTCCTACTTCAAATACTCCATTTGACCCTTCATTTCTGTGGAATTCTTTCGATAACAACAATGGTGATTTGAACTGGACCTTATCACAGAACGATAGCCAAGACGAGAGGCAAAGGTCGTCTTTTTCCCGGAATTTATCTATTAGTCAACCACCTAACCAAATTCAGTGTGTTGCCAATAATATTATTACTCCTTCAAACCAAATTGGAACTTATTCCGTTGAAGGTTCTGAATTTTCCAGAAATTGGTGGATTGGACCGAGGCCAAATCAGGGTCGAGCGATGTCTGTCATGGATAGAGTAGTTCGAGCACTGGAGTACTTTAAAAGCTCTACAAGAGACAGAGATGTCCTCCTGCAAATATGGGTGCCCGTTGATAGAGGCGGCAGGCGTGTTCTCAGTACTTGTGGTCAACCTTTCTCTCTCGATAGTAACAGCCCAAGGCTTGCAGGTTACAGAGATATTTCTGTGAAGTATCAGTTTTCTGCAGGGCAGGACTCTAAGGAGGTAGAAGGGATGCCTAGTCGAGTTTTCATGGGTAAGGTGCCTGAGTGGACTCCTGATGTTCGATTTTATAAAAGGGAAGAGTATCAACGAGTTTGTCATGCTCAAGAATATGATGTCCGCGGAACCCTTGCCGTTCCAATTTTTGAACAAGGTAGTAGCACTTGCTTAGGAGTTATTGAGATCGTTACAACTTCTCAAAAGATCAACTATAAACCAGAACTTGAAAGTGTTTGTGAAGCTCTAAAG GCTGTTGATCTTCGAGGTTCTGAAGCGGCTTCTACTCGCACTATCAAG ATATGCAATGGCTCCTACCAATCTGCACTACCAGAGATTACGGAGGTTCTAAGATGCACTTGTGAGACAAATAGATTGCCGTTAGCTCAAACATGGATCCCTTGTGTCCAACAGGGAAAAGACGGTTGTCGCCACTCTGATGAGAACATAATAAATTGTGTTTCTACCTTGGATTCTGCTTGCTATATAGCAGAATCCTCCATGAGAGGTTTTCATGAAGCTTGCTCTGAGCACCATTTGTTGAGAGGTCAAGGTGTGGTTGGAAAAGCATTCATGACTAACCAACCATGTTTTTCTCCAGACGTGACCTCTTCTAGCAAGACGGAATACCCTCTTTCACACCATGCAAGGATGTTCGGGTTGTGTGCTGCAGTAGCTATACGCCTACGGAGCATATACACTGGCACATCTGACTTTGTTCTGGAGTTCTTTTTACCGGTGAATTGCAGGGATCCAGAGGATCAGAAGAAACTACTCAATGCACTTTCTATTGTTATCCAAAAAGTTTGTCATAGTTTACGGATTATTACAGACACGGAGTTGCAAGAAGAAACACTGATGCGTGCTGGTAAGACAGTGGTCCCGTCAGAAGATAGACTCGGCAAAAAGGATATGGCAGAAGTTGAATATTCAGAAAAATCTTCTCATGAAGTATCATTTAGGACTTCTAGTAGCACAGAGATGCGGGAGAGTAAACCAAGGGACTTGTTGATGGAAAGTGCCTCAAGTCCAAGCCAGTACCAACAAATTTCTCCAGACGGACATGTTAACTTCAAACACAATCTTTGTGCTTCTGCTCAGGGTAGCTACTCAAGTGTGGGAAAAATAGGAGAAAGAAGACGCGGGAAGACAGATAAAAACATTACACTGGATATGCTCAGGCAATATTTTGCTGGCAGCTTAAAAGATGCTGCAAAGAGTCTTGGTG TTTGTCCTACTACTTTGAAAAGGATATGTAGGCAACATGGTATAACGCGTTGGCCTTCTAGGAAGATCAAAAAGGTCGGTCACTCCCTACAAAAAATCCAAGGTGTGATTGATTCTGTTCAAGGTGCCTCTGGTGGTTTTCAAATTAAATCCTTCTACTCTAACTTCCCGGAACTGGCATCCCCAAATTCGTTGAAAACTAGCCCACTTGCAGCTTCAAAGCCAATAAGTTTTAATAGCCAGAATGAGGGTAGTGCTTTAAGCCCTGAAGCAGCTACATCCAAATCACCGACCTCTTCCTGCAGCCAGAGTTCAAATTCAAGTCATTGTTACTCCAGTGGGACGCAACCTCAACCTTCCAATCTAAGTGTACCTAATAAAGAAGATCTGATGGGGTATGATCCTAGTGAGGGTGTTATGAAAAGGGCTACTAGTGCGGTGCACTTGCAAGCCTCCGCTAGTGATATGCCATGGGTCCTCCCAAGATCCCAAAGCCACAAAAATCTTATTCAGCACCCAAGAACTGAATGTCCTCCAAGGTTGCCGAATGACATTGGGGAAAATATCCCGGAAGGGGATAGTACTAGTAGAGTAAAAGTGACCTACGGGGAAGAGAAAATCCGATTCCGCATGTTAAATTCATTGAACTACGATGACTTACTAGGGGAAATCACAAAGCGGTTTTGCATTGATGACAGAACTGGGTTTCATCTCAAGTACTTGGATGATGATTCCGAGTGGGTATTATTAACATGTGATGATGACTTGGAGGAATGTCGTGAGGTATGCGAGTCAGCTCATAGCCAAACAATCAAGCTCTCACTGCATCAAAATCCTACGCAACACCTGGGGAGCTCCTTTGGTAGTAGTCATTTGTGA